Within the Tenrec ecaudatus isolate mTenEca1 chromosome 7, mTenEca1.hap1, whole genome shotgun sequence genome, the region AGCCTAATGCAAGGCTTCTGCCCTTCCTTTCTTAGCCCATTTGCTTGCATACTTTACTTGTGCAATACTATGTGTTCACGAAACTTCACTAGCTCAGGCACTTCTGAAAcattaattccccccccccctatccAATTTCAAGAGAATTCAGTCAGGACACTTCTTGTCCATAATTCAGACGTACTCGTGCATTGCTGGATTGTACAGCCCGTGTTTTCCAGGAAACTTCTCACTGGAACTAAGAAGGAAGTTTCAAGAGTTGCTGCTATCAGTGAGCAAACTTCCTTTAAAAAGAGGGGGCGGCGGGGGCGCAGGTGGTGGGGATGATATTAGCACGTTTCCACTTGTGAAATTTGGGTCTCGAATAGCTTGCTTGTTCCTTTGTGACTTTCTGGAGGCATCTGTATGGCTGGCTACCCTGCGGGTGCGGCGGTTTTAAGCTGACTGGGAAATGACGGACATTCAAGGACTAGCTCAAGTTCAATGCGGGGCTGCTTTGAGCACTCAGAAAGCTCCCacctctgtcccccagggtcggTAAGGTTTATTGGTGGCGCTGCCCGCCTGCTGGGGGCTGGACGCGGCCGAGGCGGACAGCGACGGGCTCACAGCTGTCGTGGCGGCCACGGCCGCGGTGGCGTTGGGGGGCAGCATCGGGAAGGCTCCCGCGAAGGACAGTGGGAAGCTGTGCGCGGCGGCCGtggccgcggcggcggcggcgtggACGGTGGCCGAGAGGGACAGGAGCGAGGTGGAGAGGGGGGGCACGCACGGGGCCACGCTCCCCGTCGACGGCATTCGCAGCGCCGAGTCGGCGTGGGCGAACGTGGCGGTGAGCAGGGCGGAGCCGTGGACGGGAGGCACTTCCGAATTTGTGGAGAGGCGACAAGGGGCCGACTCTGCGGCGTGGAGTCCATGGGGCTGCAGCAAGGCCGCTGGGAGGTGGTGGAAGGCGGCGGCCCAGTGGTGCGGGTGCAACGGGTGATGGTGGTGGGCCATGGTGGACGTCATGGCGGCCGCCTCCCGCTGGGAGGCGCAGGTGCTGAGATGAGAGACAAGGCGCATGCGCAGCGGGTCCGAGGAGTCCAGGCCTTCCACGGAGCTCAGGTATCTTGCCACTTCGGTTAGGCATTCGCGGAATCCAATGCTCATGAAGTCCATGGCCAGCGCATGCGCGTCGAAGTAGCCTGGATGAGAATTGGAGCAAaaggcggtggggtgggggggaaggagagagagagaatgagataaTCACGGCCAATAACCACCAGCTAATGTTCTTAAAATTGGAGTAGGATGATGATACTTTCTGAAAACGCTGCCAGCTACCGATGGTTTTAATTATTGAAGAAGGTTTGAAAGTATACTTTTCAATTTACATGTGTGACAAGTCTAACAATGCAATACGCTACAGTTGTTCTTGCAACAAAGTATCACACTGGGGGGAAATTAGGAACATCCGTGTTTCAAATGCTTCCAgaaagaggggggcggggaggtgccTCTTGTATTAGGGACAGTGAAATTACCCAGCAAGCTTTTTCATGGTAACATAGAGTTCTAGTCTCTCTTGTCACACCTTTTGGAGATAAAAAGCGTTATCTTAAACATTATCGTCCTCTTGACATTTATAACAGAGACATGAAGTACATTTTAGCAGCTTGAAGACTTTATTTCAAAACATGCTAGAATCTCATAATACATTCATAAATGCTTTTTGACACAGTTTTTTTATCAGCAAAGTGAAAACATCTTGTCATTACTTTGTATGAAAACAAATTAATGAAAGCAAAAAGGCCTTTGGGGGAGCATTTGGTTACTAATTTGAAGTTCTGgaacatataaaattattttctttccagCAACATAAGGCTGTTTACTAATATAAGATGAAACCATTTGCACTTGAGCGGATcctaactcacggtgaccccagtgTAGGATttggctccacagggttttcaacccCAGCATGCATAGGGCttggctccacagggttttcaagtgcTGACTTAGGGCACTGGATTGCCAGGCACTTTTTCTTAGATGCCTGTATGTATTTGAACTGAAGCAGCAAGTGCATTAATTACTAACCCACCAAACTCCCAACATGAGATTGTAGGTTATTTTTATTGATGGTATTTGCTatagtaaggagtcctggtggtatagtggttacgagttgggctgataaccacaaggccagcagtttgaaaccaccaggcaccgtGTGGGAGAAAAATACGGCTTTCTACTCACCTGGAAAGTTAGCCTTGGAAATTCatgggggcatttctactctgttgaTTCCATGACATTGAGCTTGGGGCGAGGGTTGTTTATTTGCTAAATTATCTTAAACATTTTCATACTTAATCatctattttaaaaaaaccttaaaagtattttaaaaatagaccatctttattttataattatataGTTTGAAAAAAAAGTAGTTACATATATTCAGAGTCCCAAACCTAGAATTCCATGTTATTTGGAGCTGTCCAAATGGTGTCTTGTTAAACCAGTAACGACATCAGCACAAGTTTGACATAAGTGtctcatgaatgtggatgtggaaGACTGAGAACAAACCAAGTTATAATCCCAGGACTCTGGTCCAATTAGCAAACAAAGACTTTGCAATTAGGAGGAATAACCATTCCTGGAGATGTTTCCACATAAAGCATTTCATCTGAGAAGCCTCAGGGGCTGTGCAGGCTTCCGACTTTCTGACAGAGGGAGAAGTGCAGTCATGAGAGAAGCTCAGAAACGCAGAGGGGTTTAGTCACGGAGGCTCCTCAGCTAGTTCCCTCCTGCAGTGACTGCACTGCCACGGGAGGCC harbors:
- the HEY2 gene encoding hairy/enhancer-of-split related with YRPW motif protein 2; its protein translation is MKRPCEETTSESDMDETIDVGSENNFSGQSTSSVIRSNSPTTTSQIMARKKRRGIIEKRRRDRINNSLSELRRLVPTAFEKQGSAKLEKAEILQMTVDHLKMLQATGGKGYFDAHALAMDFMSIGFRECLTEVARYLSSVEGLDSSDPLRMRLVSHLSTCASQREAAAMTSTMAHHHHPLHPHHWAAAFHHLPAALLQPHGLHAAESAPCRLSTNSEVPPVHGSALLTATFAHADSALRMPSTGSVAPCVPPLSTSLLSLSATVHAAAAAATAAAHSFPLSFAGAFPMLPPNATAAVAATTAVSPSLSASAASSPQQAGSATNKPYRPWGTEVGAF